The nucleotide sequence CAACCCCGCGGCCAGGATTGGAGCGAAGCACGCGCAGGGATTGGGCGAAAGCCTTTTCCACCCGAGATCGATCAACCAATAAACACGCGGCGCGAGCCCACCGGTCATTGAACACCGAAAACAACCGCGAGGTGGAATCGGGTTTAACAGCAGGTAAAGATCCCACGGCTCAGACACTCTAGATGGCCAGATCCAACGGTCAACGAAGGCCTAATCGAGGGAGAACCAGGGAGGCGAATTGCCCAGCCTCCTTATTGGTTTAGATGTCCTGGGTAAGTATGTCCTGGGCACAGCGAAGACGTCCAAATTTTAGTGCCAACCATGTCGGTCGTAATTTTGAATCACCAAGAGGCACCGACAACATCATTGAGTAATTAAAACAGACTAACGAGACCATAATCATATACTCCcgcgttccaaaatataaggtggtTTAGGTTTTTCAATAGTCAAACACAcgcatgtttgaccaagtttttagaaaaaatactaatatctacaataccaaatttaTACCATtagattagattcatcatgaaaacTATTAAATCGTTACAACTTATATCTTGGAACATAGGGAGTACAGTACAAGATCTGATGCCTGTAGCAGGGTGGCAGGGGTAGCTATCCAAATGTAGCTGCTAAAAAGGATTACAATCAATACATATTGTTCCTGGCTGGCTAATTTAGTAAAATCTTGCACAATATAAACTGAACTATCACCGTTCAAATGTAATGCAAAGGCCTCccacagaagaaaaagaaaaggaaaaatacaaAGTAAAAAAAAGTTAGCTATCAACATAGGCAGAATACATTGATGGCTATATTGATAGTTAAAATTTTAAACATAAAACTTGCCAAACTGTGGTTCCAAAACAGAAGTACACCATTGCACGCGAACTGAAAGAGTAGATAGTTCCCGGTGATGTTCTTCCAGCTCCAATAGTCCATGACTCACAACAATCAATGTTAAACAACAGTCAGTTCCATATACCATATATAAAGACATTTTTTCGAAAAAACAAACATATATAAAGACATAATATTGCAGTCAAGACTACAGCAGGTACATTTCCATCAAAAGTCCATCAAGATAACAGTAGTCACGGGGAGCCTATTCAGTTTCATGAGATCCAAGTACATTAGCAACCTCTAAATAGCTCAACTTGTCATATAGGCAACAAATCAGAGTCTACAGCTGAAATATAATTGCATCAAACACTACTTAGCTCCATGAAGAGACGCATTAGCAACCATTACATAGGTCAATTATAAGCATAGGTGCATCAAAGTTTACAATTGAAATAATGACCAGTTGACCTTGATAAGCATCTTAACAGCACCACAGGTAATTTCATCTTCCTCTGCACCGTTCACATGTGGAGTGAAATTAATGGTTCTTGTAGCAGAGGCAGTTGCCACATCACTAGCCTGGGTAGCAACCGTTAATAAAAGCATATCCTTCATTCCAACAGTTACAACACGGCGCCACAACTGGAGCATTCCAGTACCATCACAGATTACACCACCTGCTTTGCTATCATGAAGCACCAGGCGATCCTGAATCCTGGAGGTGCAAGCTGTGATTTCTCCATAGAAATCTCCTTTGAGAACCTTGATTTCAAGGGTAGCCTCCACTGCAAGTTTAACTACTGCAAATTTCACCTCTACAGTGCTCAGCCTGCTATCAAGGTCTTCACGTCCAACATGACCATGTTCCTCCCCTCCCATTAATATGCCATCAATCACACACAGTCCCTTGCTAAGTTCTTGGTCTTTCTTCCCTTGGTCATCCTTGATCTTAAGATCCACCTCAAAATATATACTATCTAGTAACACAAGTCCTCGAGTTGGTCCAGTCAAGATCAACGATTGATCCTATGAGAAAAGGTCACATTACAGATTAGCAGTAACCTCATCTGGATAACGGAATGGAAGTAAAAACAAGCATCGGATGAAAGTTGTTGTCATGCATGCAAGTATAAAACTGTTTTTAAAAATTTACATGACATCTGATTGCATGTGAGCATGTTCTGTTCTACTCTGCTCCATACCATATTCAAAGCATATTTTCTTATGATATCATGACCATTCCTTTTTTTTAATCTTACTAAGGGCTTTTTTGGTACAAAGGATATTCATACATGTTTGGGAGGATTTAAACCCTTAATGTTAATATTTTTTCCTACGTGGGTTGTTTGACTTGTAAGATTGAATCACATAGGATATTTTCCAACTGATACCTTTGCGCTACAAACAAATTTCAAACTGAATTTTACATCGACTCAAACCTCTAGGAAAGAAACCTTTGTTCATGTTATTGTGCAATCAAACAAACTTTGGCACAAATTAATGCGAAATTGTATATGAGCACTCGGCGACGACCCTCACTGCAATCCATCCCATCCACCAGCATTGGGATTCTCACTCATTATATTAGCTGCTTTGTATTCACAGCTTTATCATATCTTATTCCGTTCTCACTTGTGTATATCGGCGCTCTAGTTCACGCGCTTTCTGCCCCTCTGAACAGAAGTTTCTGTTATAAGTCTTCATCTGCCAACTTCCAACCACCCAACTGAAGTAAATGCACACGCTCCTCTCTTCCTCCCAACGGCACACTCCACTTCACGACAacggtcatcttcctcctctggccAGCTCTTAAAAACTGCAATCCTCCTCACACTGCATATCATCCCGTTGGGAGCCAGTCTCATCATCAAGCTTGCAATCCCACGTTCGTTCTCACTGTTAGATGGTACTCATTGCCATGTCAAGCTCAACGACGCCCATGTCAAGCTCCGATCCAGCGCCCCCCTTGTTGCACTAGAGGAGCAGCCACCACTCCCGCTCATGGTTTGCGCATTCTGCAACAATGGAATGGTTAAGTGGTGGGTATCTCCACCACTGACCTTCCCCAAGACACCCGTTCTTCCCATCTGTTCTTCCCCTGAATCCTCTTGTACAGCTCCCACCCCTTCTTGAACACTTATTCTTGCTAGTACCTGGAAAAAAGCCCATAGGAATTAGGAAGACCATGTCAGCCGTGACCGTCGTCCGAGCTTGCCGGGTCCTCCGCAGCCACTGTCGGCGACACCATGTTGGCCCTGGGCCCCTGGCCACCGACATCAACTCATGCTTTCTAGCGGCTAGCCACCACCTGTGAGAAGAAAACCAGGAGGAAAACTATGCCACCATGACGAGCAAATCAAGGTAGCCCTCGTCTGTGTTTGCCACATTCTGCGCTCCGCATCTACACACCACGCATACCTTGGGCACCGACTGTATGTTCTGCGTGACCACGGCCAGCGACAATATCGCCGCCGGCATCGCTTCCTAGCACGACATGAGCTGGCCGCCTGTACGTCGTTCCGTCCTGGTCGTTCCATCGTCATCAAGCTTGGCATAACCGTCGTTCGCGTCCTGGTCATCCCCGTCGCCATCAAGCTTGGCAATGGCATGGTCGTGCTTCTTCTAGGAACAGTGTCATGTACGTCGTGCTAGCCATGTTTGAGGTCGTGTGCGTCCTGCCTGTGGCCGGCGTCCTTGACCTGGACTTGCGTCATGGCCGTGGCCGGCGTCCTTGACCTCAGCTTGCGCATGGCCGGCGTCCCCTGCCCTGACCCGGTCCTCACATGACGGTCATGAACTTGCTCCACTCCGCTTCAGCCGAGCAAGCTCACACGTGAGACGACAGGTACTAACTATTGCTTTGTACACCTGGGTCGCGTATTGACACGCAACAATCATTTCCTCGTAAGTTGCACAGATCCCGAGAGAGCGGGTGGGCGGACATGATTTCGAAGGGGTGTGTCGCCgagtggccatagtgggggtaacataactagtAACATGTACTTGGGACTCACAAACATGCTTACGTGGCAGGCAATTAAAAAAGAGAGAGGGGAtagtagtaacataggtagataccgtatcataataaatgttctactactatgtgtcatgcatggtaataaatgagaccatctatgatactactttatgatactatgcactatggatgtagtatcatacactagtatcatctgcatgatactagtatatgttactctccactatgaccagccttagtccGCTTCCCAAATTAATGCCACTAAAATCCTGCGCTTTTTTCTATTCACGCCTTTTTGGAATTCTGCGATTCAATAGGCCCTAAAATTTACAAGGAAATGGAAGGTGGCAACCTCTGTTCGACCATAACCATGCATTATTCTTATGCTTAAACATGTGTAAACAACAAGAATACACTTAACTAACCTTGCGTATTATTATGAATACCAAGACATGATTATATGACGATCCAGCCATACAAAACAACAAGCATAAGCTTCATTAACAATACTTGGGTATTTTTATGAATGAATACCGAGAGATTGCAACCTATAATCTGATGATTGAGCCATACAATTTCCAACACCCTATAATTTATTCCCGGAGCAGAAATGTGTCAAGATCCAGCTAAAATCAAGGGATCGATCTAGGGATTTGTAAGGGAGAATTGGGAAAAACTTCGCCCAGATCCAGATATTTCTATTTATATTTGGTTTACTTAGCCATCTAGGCAGATCTCAGAATTCACGATGCCTTTTGCCAGCCACAGCCCGGCTGTTATATAGGTGATAGCTCCCGGCAACGGGGTGAAACGAAACAGTAACTGCTAACGGTAACGTTACAACTCGATCTAACGGCTAGCGACGAACAGTAACTGTGAGGAGCCATCTCAGCCGTCCATTTTGCCTGAAGCGTTTATCGCCTGAATTGCTACAGCTAACTGAAGCTCATCGACACCGGTTCAGTCTTGACATTACTCCCCCCTTGAGAGCCGACGTGTCCTCACGGCGCTGCTGATTTGCCTCGCCACGCGCGCGTAGTGGCGCTGAAGAAATCCGGGAATGTATACTTAATGAAATCAGCGTCTTCCCATGTTGCATCTTCAACAGACAGGTTGATCCACTTGATAAGCCACTGGACAACTGGTGCATTGTTGCGGGGAATTTGGCGCACCTGTAGTACTTCAGATGGTCCTGTTTTAACTGTCCCGTCCGCATTCACCAATGGTAGATTAGGTCCTGGAATTGATTTGTCCCCCACATGCCTTTTTAACTGACTTACATGGAAGACTGGGTGTATTTGCACTGAACTTGGCAGTTGCAATTTGCAGGCACAATTTCCCACCTTCTGAATCACCAGGAAGGGACCATAAAACTTGTTTTGCAATTTCAGTGCTCCTCTGAATCCAAATGTTGCCAGTCTATAAGGGGCCATTTTGAGATAGACTGGTTCTCCCACTTGAAAAGTTCTTTCAACTCTTTTTGTGTCTGCATATTTCTTCATTCTGTTTTGAGCTAGTACCAAGTTTGCCTTCAACTGTTGCAACATTTGTTGTTTTGCTGACAGAAAGTCTTGGGCTTCAGGGTCATCAGGACCAGGAATGGCCAATTCTGATATAAGTGGTGGAGGGAAACCATACAGGGCTTGGAATGGTGACATCTTTATTGCTGTGTGGTAGGTAGAGTTGTACCAATATTTAGCTAGAGATAACCAGGACAGCCATTTCTTAGGTGCAGAGGTGGTCATGCATCTTAGATAAGTTTCCAGGCACTGATTAACTCTTTCAGTCTGACCATCTGTTTGTGGGTGGTAGGCTGTGTTGTACCTTAGTTCCACTTTTAATGCAGAAAAAATGTCTTTCCACAGCTGACTAGTGAATATCCTATCTCTGTCAGAAATGATCATTTTGGGAGGGCCATGCAACTTGATAATGTTATCTACAAAGGCTTGAGCTACACTGAGCACAGAGTAGGGATGGGATAAGGGAATAAAATGTGCATACTTTGTGAATCTGTCCACAATGACCATAATGACATCCTTGCCCTGAGAATTAGGCAGCCCCTCAATAAAGTCCATGGATATGTGCTGCCAGGCCATGTCAGCTACAGGTAGAGGCTCCAGGAGGCCAGGTTGCAAGCAGGATTCATGCTTTGCTCTTTGACATATGGGGCATGCAGCAATGAAATTCTCCACTGAAGCTTTCAACCCAGGCCAGTAGAATATACTTTTTATTCTCTGGTATGTTGCTCTCTTGCCAGAGTGGCCCCCCACTGGTGAGCTATGCAATGCTGTGATTAACTTGATTCTTAAGTCAGGGTTGTTGCCCACTAGGATCGTCCCTTTGTGCCTGATGATGCCATCTGTTAAAGAATAGTCTGACAATGTATGGTTTTTCTGAAGGAGTAACTTCTCCAGCAACTGCAGCCTGTCAGGGTCCTTTTTGTAACTTTCTATCAGTTCTTCTGCCCAGACAGGAGTAACAGAAGATATGGCCATGCACTGAGGGAGTAGCCTGGATAAAGCATCTGCTACCCTGTTCTGGATTCCCTTCTTATACTGTATTGTGAAATTAAATTCCAGCAATTTCATCATGAGTTTATGTTGAACTCCTTCAGTGATTTTCTGGTCAGTGATTAATTTCAGTGACTGTTGATCAGTTCTGATAATCACTTCCTTGCCCAGTAAATAGTGCCTCCATCTCTTAAGGGCTTCCAATATAGCTAAAGCCTCTTTTTCATATGTAGACAGAGCTGCATTCCTAGGGCAGAGAGAAAAACTGTAATAAGATATTGGCCTCCCCTGTTGCATGAGAACTGCCCCAATACCTTTGCCACAAGCATCTGTTTCCAACACAAAAGGTTGTGTGAAATCTGGCAAGGCCAACACAGGAGCTGATGTCAGTGCTTGTTTTAAGTGTTGGAATGTTGTGTTGTGTTCAGGTTGCCACTGGAATTTCCCCTTCTTCAGCAAATCATGCAAAGGCCTGCAGATTACCCCATAGCCTTTAATAAACCTCCTGTAGTACCCAGCCAATCCCAGAAAACTTCTGAGTTTAGTAATATTTTCAGGAATTGGCCACTCTGCAATAGCTGCAATTTTTTGTGGATCTGTTGCTACTCCTTTCTCAGAAATGACATGGCCCAAGTACTCTACTTTCTGCACTGCAAAAACACATTTGGACATCTTTGCATAGAGTTGATGTTCTCTTAGTAACTCCATTACCAGTTTGATATGCTCCAAGTGCTCCTTGAGACTTTTGCTGAATATTAGTATATCATCAAAAAATACCAATACAAACTTCCTTAGGTAAGGAGCAAAAACTGTGTTCATTAACTCTTGGAATGTGCCAGGGGCATTGGAAAGGCCAAATGGCATTACCAAATATTCAAAATGTCCCAAAAATGTTCTGAATGCAGTCTTTGGTATATCTTCAGGGCACATTCTAATTTGATGATATCCAGACCTCAAATCCAATTTAGTGAAATATTTAGCACCATGGAGCTCATCCAATAAATCTTCTATAACTGGTATAGGAAATTTATTCTTAATTGTGAGGGCATTCAATTTTCTGTAGTCAGTACATAACCTCATAGATCCATCTTTTTTCTTGACCAATAAAACTGGTGCAGCAAAAGGACTTTGGCTGTGCTTTATCAAATGTGCAGCCAACAGTTTCTTTATTTGCTCTTCCATTTCTTTCTTTTGGTGCTGAGGAACTTTGTAAGGTCTGACTTGAGGTGGTGTGGCTCCTTCTACTAAAGGAATTTTGTGGTCTAGAGCTCTCTGAGGAGATAGGGTCTTAGGTTCTTCAAAAAGATCTGCATATTCGAACAGTAGTATCTGTATTTGTGGAGGAGTTTTAAAATCCTCAGGAGCATCCATGAGTATGTTATTGACTTGGCAGAGAAACACTTCTGGCCCTTTTTCCATAAGTTTGTCTACTCTTTTTGGAGGAACTTTCTTTTAAGCGGGCAGCTGTTGAGAACATTGTTGTAGATACAGTCTGTTTTCCTTCATGAGTAAACCCAAATTGTTGTGCAGGTATATCAAATGACACAGGACTAACAGCAGTAAACCAGTCATATCCTAAGATCACATCATGACTTGGTAGAGAAAGTACTCTGAAATTGTGGGATAGGGTCAGTTTTGCAATCTGAAATTCACATTTGGGAATCACTGCAGCAGATACTAGTATTCCTCCTCCAGCCACAGAAATACTTCTGGATTTTACAGGTAGCATGTTGCAGTTAGCTTTTACTGCAAAATCCTGGTTTATGAAGGAAGTAGTACTGCCAGAATCCAGTAAGGCCACTGCCCTTTTTCCATTGATGTATATTATTACTGTTGGGGTGGGAACTGCCAGCTGCTGTCCCATTGCAAAAGAAGATATGAACATGGCCTGATCTCCCTCAGAAACTGGTTCTAATTGTTCTTCACTTTGCTGTTCTTCCACATCAAAGTTAGTTTGCTCCTCTATCTCTTGTTCCATGACATGTATAGTTGGCACTAATTTACACTTATGACCATGCACCCATTTATCTCCACATCTCCAACATTCTCCTACTTTCCTTATTTTCTGAGTGTTGTTAGCAGTAACTTTAGCCTGCCTGATTGGGATTTGCTGCTGGTTGAAAGGTGTTGTGTTCTGCTTAGGAGGAAAACTCCCTAAAGATTTCTGATAATAATTGTTGTATGGGATAGTAGTTCTTTTAGGAACTGTTGTCACTGGGGAATGGCATGGCTCTACATCTTTTGCTAGCCAATAAGCATCAATGAGGGTTTGAGGCCTTAGTGGTCTGATCTGATATTTTATGCCCTCTCTCAATCCATTGACATAGCATCTTACAAACCAGGATTCTCCCAGTTCTGGGTTTTCCTCTTGAACATCTGCCATTAAGTCTTCAAACACTTTTGTGTATTCAGACACTAAACTGTTGGACTGTTTAACAGAGTTAAATTTTTCAGTTAGATCATAAGAGCCTTGAGCAGAGAATCTTTTAGTGATTTCTATACAGAATTCTTTCCATGACACTTTTTTTCTTCAGTAGTCCAGACCTCCTTAACCACACATCTGCTTCCCCCATGATGTAGAGTTGAGCTAATGAGACCCTATATTTTTCTGGTGCTCCAGACATTTGAAAGTACCTGTTGCATTGCCTTATCCAACCCACTGGATCTTCACCTTCAAATCTAGGAAAATCCATTTTAGGCCCTTTTGTCAAGGATTTCATGAACTGACATTGCATGTCTTGCTCATAAGTTTTTGCATAGCCCTGCCACAATTGTTTGTCTCTGTTTTGTTGGTAGTGCTGTTGAAATGCAGGTGTATAAGCATTGTGCTTGGCAGTCAGTGGGGTTCCTAAAGGACTAGCATGCTCTGTTCTGCTTTGCTGATTGAATCCTGGTGGAGCTGCGGGCCTGTTTGTTCTAATGGGAGGCAAGTTCTGCATTTGTAGCTCTTCCAACTGTCTGGTCTTCTCTTTTTCTACTTCAAGTTGTTTCTTGAGTTGCTCTGTCCTGAGTGCTTGGTTTTGCAATTGTTCTTGAGACACTGTTGGGGACTTGGGCACTTGCTGTGAACTCGAAGCTGGATCTGAGGTCTCTCTCTGTATAGGAGCCTTAACCAAGGTCTGTAGCACTGCATTTATAGTGGATAATTGCTTGCCCAAGTCCAAAACTACTTGCTCTACGCTTCCCACTTGCAGTGATATTTCTCCTTGCTTGGAACTGACTGAATGAACATCATCATGCAGTTTGGCCATATCCGCTTGCATCTGGGCTTGATCCTTCTGAAGAACACCCAAATCTTCACGCATAGACAGTACCT is from Triticum aestivum cultivar Chinese Spring chromosome 1B, IWGSC CS RefSeq v2.1, whole genome shotgun sequence and encodes:
- the LOC123113722 gene encoding uncharacterized protein, whose protein sequence is MADGVLIADGNLRLEKAVDESGFLEPFFYDEAEVVAEAAAAAERRQREAEEKAAEHARKMEEFRRRKAAHQAVIDRIREYDSKTGKVCYTRFFNTDFSVFDIDEESPLAPMRYTHKTPSKYTNSLGRQVYDVSDSVNILSVKIVSSDVGFPLKVYGTVIARDYLDFKCVYLFRRSTEDYQLINSEDQSLILTGPTRGLVLLDSIYFEVDLKIKDDQGKKDQELSKGLCVIDGILMGGEEHGHVGREDLDSRLSTVEVKFAVVKLAVEATLEIKVLKGDFYGEITACTSRIQDRLVLHDSKAGGVICDGTGMLQLWRRVVTVGMKDMLLLTVATQASDVATASATRTINFTPHVNGAEEDEITCGAVKMLIKVNWSLFQL